A single region of the Streptomyces virginiae genome encodes:
- a CDS encoding SpoIIE family protein phosphatase yields the protein MERVPTSPGERPEETGASLESAYTASATINEQGIVTEWSEGATRLLGYVPSEVVGLPAAHRLADVLSEAARRLPDEQERWSGTVALRHRDGHRMEVALLAHRWTSSGGTTKWFVVSAVGGAPRAPWEEPLKEWAFTQSPCFLAIFDTDLRLVRANAGMERTLSLTEAEMRGLRLPEIAPDPVSDETERRMRLALDSGEPQYMEAFVHPTGVGGEHGWATSLAPLRDPDGRVHAVCLAAHDRSAVESVQHQMLLTDEVDSAPIGTTLDSVRTAHELADAAVPRFADFAVVDLLEPLPRGDEPSSVQADVPVTVCRAAARSVLDGTPESGVAVGDTTSYPPLSPPVEALVAGRGAVYGAEDPAFARWAAQDPEAAWIGEYGAHSIMVVPMRAGGGTLGVAVFSRHRRREPFQQEDLRVAGELTARAAAGIRNAYRSGREHTTTMTLQRSLLPHTLPDQAALEIASRYLPAAGEAGVGGDWFDVIPLSGARVALVVGDVVGHGIRATATMGRLRTAVRTLADVDLGPDELLTHLDDLVIHLSADESDQDSGEETAGGIGTTCLYVVYDPVIRRCTVARAGHPPPAVVSPEGSVYLLDVPAGPPLGLGGLPFETLEVELPEGSILALYTDGLLQARDHDIDEALDSMFAALVRPADTLDAVCDRVLTAMLTHRPDDDVALLVARTRGLHADQVVVWDLPSDPSVVATARRQTTDQLTAWGLEEASFVTELLVSELVTNAIRYGQPPIQLRLIHEKNSTLICEVSDASSTAPHMRRARTFDEGGRGLLLVAQLAQRWGTRHAEIGKTIWAEQSLSGF from the coding sequence ATGGAGCGAGTTCCCACCTCTCCTGGTGAGCGGCCCGAGGAGACGGGCGCCTCCCTCGAGTCGGCCTACACGGCCTCGGCGACGATCAACGAGCAGGGCATCGTCACCGAGTGGAGCGAGGGGGCGACCCGGCTGCTCGGCTACGTGCCGTCCGAGGTCGTGGGACTTCCCGCCGCCCACCGGCTCGCCGATGTCCTCAGCGAAGCGGCGCGCCGGTTGCCGGACGAGCAGGAGCGGTGGAGCGGCACGGTGGCGCTGCGCCACCGGGACGGTCACCGCATGGAGGTGGCGCTGCTCGCGCACCGCTGGACGTCCAGCGGCGGAACCACCAAGTGGTTCGTGGTGTCCGCCGTCGGGGGCGCGCCCCGGGCGCCCTGGGAGGAACCGCTGAAGGAGTGGGCGTTCACCCAGTCCCCCTGCTTTCTGGCGATCTTCGACACGGATCTGCGACTGGTGCGGGCGAACGCGGGCATGGAGCGCACGCTCTCGCTCACGGAGGCCGAGATGCGGGGACTACGGCTGCCGGAGATCGCGCCGGATCCCGTGAGCGACGAGACCGAGCGCCGGATGCGCCTGGCGTTGGACTCAGGTGAGCCGCAGTACATGGAGGCCTTCGTCCACCCGACGGGCGTCGGCGGGGAGCACGGTTGGGCGACCTCGCTGGCGCCGTTGCGGGACCCGGACGGCCGGGTGCACGCCGTGTGTCTGGCCGCGCACGACCGGAGCGCGGTGGAGAGCGTCCAGCACCAGATGCTCCTGACGGACGAGGTCGACAGCGCGCCCATCGGGACCACGCTGGACAGCGTCCGCACCGCGCACGAGCTGGCCGACGCCGCCGTCCCCCGGTTCGCCGACTTCGCGGTGGTCGACCTGCTGGAGCCGCTGCCGCGCGGGGACGAGCCGTCCTCGGTCCAGGCCGACGTGCCGGTCACCGTCTGCCGTGCCGCGGCGCGGTCGGTGCTCGACGGGACGCCCGAATCCGGGGTCGCCGTCGGGGACACGACCAGCTATCCCCCGCTGTCACCGCCCGTCGAGGCACTGGTCGCGGGCCGGGGCGCCGTGTACGGGGCCGAGGACCCGGCCTTCGCCCGGTGGGCGGCCCAGGATCCGGAGGCCGCCTGGATCGGGGAGTACGGGGCCCACTCGATCATGGTGGTGCCGATGCGGGCCGGCGGGGGCACGCTCGGGGTGGCCGTCTTCAGCCGGCACCGGCGCCGGGAGCCGTTCCAGCAGGAGGACCTGCGGGTGGCCGGGGAACTGACGGCCCGGGCGGCGGCCGGGATCCGCAACGCGTACCGGTCCGGCCGCGAGCACACGACGACGATGACGCTGCAACGCAGCCTGCTCCCGCACACGCTGCCCGACCAGGCGGCGCTGGAGATCGCCTCCCGGTACCTGCCGGCGGCCGGCGAGGCCGGGGTGGGCGGCGACTGGTTCGACGTGATCCCGCTGTCGGGCGCCCGGGTGGCGCTGGTCGTGGGGGACGTCGTCGGCCACGGCATCCGGGCCACCGCCACGATGGGACGACTGCGCACCGCCGTACGCACCCTGGCCGACGTCGACCTGGGACCGGACGAGCTGCTCACCCACCTCGACGACCTCGTCATCCACCTGTCCGCCGACGAGAGCGACCAGGACTCCGGCGAGGAGACGGCCGGGGGCATCGGCACCACCTGCCTCTACGTGGTCTACGACCCGGTCATCCGGCGCTGCACGGTCGCCCGGGCCGGACACCCGCCGCCGGCCGTGGTCTCGCCCGAGGGTTCCGTGTACCTCCTGGACGTCCCGGCCGGTCCCCCGCTGGGGCTGGGCGGCCTGCCGTTCGAGACGCTGGAGGTCGAGCTGCCCGAGGGCAGCATCCTCGCCCTGTACACCGACGGTCTGTTGCAGGCCCGCGACCACGACATCGACGAGGCGTTGGACAGCATGTTCGCGGCCCTGGTCCGGCCGGCGGACACGCTGGACGCGGTGTGCGACCGCGTCCTGACGGCCATGCTGACGCACCGCCCGGACGACGACGTGGCCCTGCTCGTCGCCCGGACGCGGGGTCTGCACGCCGACCAGGTCGTCGTCTGGGACCTGCCCTCCGACCCCTCCGTGGTCGCCACGGCGCGGCGCCAGACCACCGACCAGCTGACGGCCTGGGGGCTGGAGGAGGCCTCCTTCGTCACGGAGCTGCTGGTCAGCGAGTTGGTGACCAATGCGATCAGGTACGGTCAGCCGCCCATCCAGCTGCGGCTGATCCACGAGAAGAACAGCACGCTGATCTGCGAGGTCTCCGACGCGAGCAGTACCGCCCCGCACATGCGGCGGGCCCGGACCTTCGACGAGGGCGGCCGGGGTCTGCTGCTGGTTGCCCAGCTCGCCCAGCGTTGGGGCACCCGGCACGCGGAGATCGGCAAGACCATCTGGGCCGAGCAGTCCCTCAGCGGGTTCTGA
- a CDS encoding serine/threonine-protein kinase: protein MSEVSNLSVYAGRASGLIGKQIAGYRVERMIGRGGMAVVYCAKDLRLDRTVALKLIAPERARDETFRRRFTHESRVAASIDHPHIVPIFEAGETDGVLYIAMRYVSGLDLRALLDREGPLPVATALRIAAQVASALDAAHDHDLVHRDVKPGNILVAAGTDSDHPEHIYLTDFGLTKKSLALTGFTTDGEFVGTLDYMAPEQISGRPVDGRCDLYSLACVVYETLAGGPPFQREEDAALLWAHQYDPPPPLTERRPGIAPAAADVLTKALSKLPEDRYGSCLEFVAALRDATGGGIGRHADPPSREDSRPPVPPRDSVPPREPPVWARPVIYGLPGGP, encoded by the coding sequence ATGAGCGAGGTGTCGAACCTCAGCGTGTACGCGGGCCGCGCCTCGGGCCTCATCGGCAAGCAGATCGCCGGCTACCGGGTGGAGCGCATGATCGGCCGCGGTGGCATGGCCGTCGTCTACTGCGCGAAGGACCTGCGCCTCGACCGGACCGTCGCGCTCAAGCTGATCGCCCCCGAGCGGGCCCGTGACGAGACCTTCCGGCGCCGCTTCACCCACGAGTCACGGGTGGCCGCCTCGATCGACCACCCGCACATCGTGCCCATCTTCGAAGCCGGTGAGACCGACGGCGTCCTCTACATCGCCATGCGCTACGTCTCCGGCCTGGACCTGCGCGCCCTGCTGGACCGCGAGGGCCCCCTGCCGGTCGCGACCGCCCTGCGTATCGCCGCCCAGGTGGCCTCGGCGCTCGACGCCGCCCACGACCACGATCTCGTGCACCGCGACGTCAAGCCCGGCAACATCCTGGTCGCCGCGGGCACCGACAGCGACCACCCCGAGCACATCTACCTCACGGACTTCGGACTGACGAAGAAATCGCTGGCGCTGACCGGGTTCACCACGGACGGGGAGTTCGTCGGCACGCTCGACTACATGGCGCCGGAACAGATCTCCGGCAGGCCGGTGGACGGCAGGTGCGATCTCTACAGCCTGGCGTGCGTCGTCTACGAAACCCTCGCCGGCGGGCCACCCTTCCAGCGCGAGGAGGACGCGGCGCTGCTGTGGGCGCACCAGTACGACCCCCCGCCCCCACTCACGGAAAGGCGGCCGGGAATCGCTCCCGCCGCCGCCGACGTACTGACCAAGGCACTGTCGAAGCTCCCCGAGGACCGCTACGGGTCCTGCCTCGAATTCGTGGCCGCGCTGCGCGACGCCACAGGAGGCGGCATCGGCCGTCACGCCGATCCGCCGTCGCGGGAGGATTCCCGTCCCCCCGTCCCCCCGAGGGACTCCGTGCCCCCGCGGGAGCCCCCGGTCTGGGCCCGGCCGGTCATCTACGGCCTGCCCGGCGGCCCGTAG
- a CDS encoding aminotransferase class I/II-fold pyridoxal phosphate-dependent enzyme yields MTDIAITGLGCRFPGAPDISAYWKLLLSGERQFSAVPKERWNHETFHEPDNPSAPHAAYTDQVAFLDDVDRFDALHYGVPPARARAMDPQHRLLLDVTREALDDAGLGRGDFDRENTGVFCGLSVSDYKDLMSAPIRAIALAEDAQRSAGDPGDLLDAVKDHAGSLGTVQAFSLPGSLLNMAPGTVSRHFDLGGPSFAVDAACSGSLVALDQAVAQLRQGSCRIAVVGGVYLNLTPDSLIGFSTLRALSATGMCRPFDEAADGFVLGEGAGAVVVRPLADALAAGDRVYAVIKGIGSANDGASPGPLAPAPEGQLRAMRRAYDDAGVAPSSVDFLEAHGTGTATGDRAEVEALRRLRTEYPDDDPSLCYVGAGKALIGHSLSAAGIAGLIKTALVVHHRTIVPQPKTGPHPGLGIDAAGLRLADTARPFPDSGTPHRAAVSSFGFGGTNVHVVLEERPAPVPVPGGDTPDAGPQLVLLSAGGPEPLDQYIGDVLDALDTADPAPLAAVAHTLGSRRPLTARLAIVADDTKAFVERLRHARRQLVEGERGDLGDGAYAADAPLPAEQRRLAFVYPGQGSQRPGMMRDLHERFPGFRATVDGLGAAVREDAGFDIVDLLYGEPAATDGDSAGDDAGEIGRRLASTEVCQPLLGTVQIATTRLLAGFGIAPDLVLGHSVGEFAAAAAAGALTDEDTVRLLVHRGATLREAESCLRGGMLAVQTDKETCRRLVNGIDDVWLACFNQPRQVVVSGTPHGLDAMRQACARAGVVTVALDVSNAFHSPRLATADETMRADLAGRPVASPVLPFVSSVDAAVCTDPERLRELWARHASAPVLFGDAVRTAYDQGARVFLQVTGGNSLLTSVRRNLADHGDVHVVPVTGVTPDGGQGLVRALARLAVLGAPVDPRALVPQEERRLLDLPVAKLATQSYWVPRRRPGKTGAPVPTPAHQGRPRPQAPAISPEEITTNDSPLRPMDELRRLVQQQTALLARLAETLPGPNAATEAALLALLAETLPELPALPALPEPPERNRPAEVPAPATAETGAVPAAAPVVPDAPAVPAPLAALSDEEPARPGDGVITVRESVLAHVARVSAFPVAHLHDDRSLIDDLGFDSLMLTDLFTSLKRQWPRWTRDETATDRPTIAGIIAMIASDCGDAVPAPVPEQRTGADEAPAPPPPTDVVPAPPAAPPADLPAAPDPVAAPLPEEHTRIECFPEVTAHTERFATLSELGLSNPYFLVHEGALTDTTVIDGRELLSFSSYNYLGMATHPQVNEAAHEAIERCGTSVSASRLLSGSRPLHLELESELADLLGCEAAITLANGHATNVTVIGHLVGPGDLIVHDALAHDSILQGCRLSGATRRPFPHNDANALDALLTQVRDQYRRVLVVVEGVYSMDGDIADLPALVDVKRRHGALLMIDEAHSIGTIGRTGRGIGEYYGIDRSAVDLWSGTLSKALASCGGYVAGSRPVVEYLRYTVPGFVYSAGMTPADTAASLTALRMLRAEPQRVARLSENAALFVHLAREAGINTGDSHDTPVVPCIVGDSLKTLRLAEALFRQGISVNPILHPAVPEELARLRFFLTYDHTPGQIRRAVAALTRELLLLDTAPVS; encoded by the coding sequence CTTCCTGGACGACGTGGACCGCTTCGACGCCCTGCACTACGGCGTACCGCCCGCCCGCGCCCGGGCCATGGACCCGCAGCACCGGCTGCTGCTGGACGTCACCCGCGAGGCCCTCGACGACGCGGGGCTGGGCCGGGGCGACTTCGACCGGGAGAACACCGGGGTGTTCTGCGGCCTGTCGGTGTCCGACTACAAGGACCTCATGTCGGCCCCCATCCGCGCCATCGCCCTGGCCGAGGACGCCCAGCGGTCCGCCGGGGACCCCGGTGACCTGCTCGACGCCGTCAAGGACCACGCGGGATCGCTCGGCACCGTCCAGGCCTTCAGCCTGCCGGGCAGCCTGCTCAACATGGCCCCGGGCACCGTCAGCCGGCACTTCGACCTCGGCGGGCCCAGCTTCGCCGTCGACGCCGCCTGCTCCGGCTCGCTCGTCGCCCTGGACCAGGCCGTGGCCCAGCTGCGCCAGGGCAGCTGCCGCATCGCCGTCGTCGGGGGCGTGTACCTCAACCTCACCCCGGACAGCCTGATCGGCTTCTCCACGCTCCGGGCGCTCTCCGCCACCGGGATGTGCCGCCCCTTCGACGAGGCGGCCGACGGTTTCGTCCTCGGCGAGGGCGCCGGCGCCGTCGTCGTACGGCCGCTCGCCGACGCGCTCGCGGCGGGCGACCGGGTGTACGCGGTGATCAAGGGCATCGGCTCGGCCAACGACGGCGCGTCCCCCGGGCCGCTGGCGCCCGCTCCCGAAGGCCAGCTGCGCGCCATGCGCCGGGCCTACGACGACGCCGGGGTCGCCCCGTCCTCGGTGGACTTCCTGGAGGCCCACGGCACCGGTACCGCGACCGGGGACCGCGCCGAGGTCGAGGCGCTGCGCCGGCTGCGTACCGAGTACCCCGACGACGACCCCTCGCTGTGCTACGTCGGCGCCGGCAAGGCCCTCATCGGGCACTCGCTGTCCGCCGCGGGCATCGCCGGACTGATCAAGACCGCGCTGGTGGTCCACCACCGGACGATCGTTCCGCAGCCGAAGACCGGCCCGCACCCGGGTCTGGGCATCGACGCCGCGGGCCTGCGGCTCGCCGACACGGCGCGGCCCTTTCCGGACTCCGGTACTCCGCACCGGGCCGCCGTCAGCTCGTTCGGCTTCGGCGGGACGAACGTCCACGTGGTCCTGGAGGAGCGGCCCGCTCCCGTTCCCGTTCCCGGCGGGGACACCCCGGACGCCGGCCCCCAGCTCGTCCTGCTCTCGGCCGGTGGTCCCGAGCCGCTGGACCAGTACATCGGCGACGTTCTCGACGCACTCGACACGGCGGACCCCGCCCCGCTGGCAGCCGTGGCCCACACCCTCGGCTCCCGCCGGCCGCTGACGGCCCGGCTCGCGATCGTCGCCGACGACACGAAGGCGTTCGTCGAGCGGCTGCGCCACGCCCGCCGGCAGCTCGTCGAGGGCGAGCGGGGCGACCTCGGCGACGGGGCCTACGCCGCCGACGCCCCGCTGCCGGCCGAGCAGCGCCGGCTCGCCTTCGTCTACCCAGGTCAGGGCAGTCAGCGGCCGGGCATGATGCGGGACCTCCACGAGCGGTTCCCCGGTTTCCGGGCGACGGTCGACGGCCTCGGCGCCGCGGTCCGCGAGGACGCCGGCTTCGACATCGTCGACCTGCTGTACGGCGAGCCGGCGGCCACCGACGGCGACAGCGCCGGCGACGACGCCGGGGAGATCGGGCGCCGGCTCGCCTCCACCGAGGTGTGCCAGCCGCTGCTCGGGACCGTCCAGATCGCCACCACCCGGCTCCTCGCCGGCTTCGGCATCGCCCCCGACCTGGTCCTCGGCCACAGCGTCGGGGAGTTCGCCGCGGCCGCGGCGGCCGGCGCCCTCACCGACGAGGACACGGTACGGCTGCTGGTGCACCGGGGCGCGACCCTCCGGGAGGCCGAGAGCTGCCTGCGCGGCGGGATGCTCGCCGTACAGACCGACAAGGAGACCTGCCGCCGGCTGGTGAACGGCATCGACGACGTGTGGCTCGCCTGCTTCAACCAGCCGCGTCAGGTCGTGGTCAGCGGTACGCCGCACGGTCTCGACGCCATGCGGCAGGCCTGCGCGCGGGCCGGGGTCGTCACGGTGGCGCTCGACGTGTCGAACGCCTTCCACTCGCCGCGGCTCGCCACCGCCGACGAGACGATGCGCGCCGACCTCGCCGGGCGCCCGGTCGCCAGCCCCGTCCTGCCGTTCGTCTCGTCCGTGGACGCGGCCGTCTGCACCGACCCCGAGCGGCTGCGCGAGCTGTGGGCCCGGCACGCCTCCGCCCCGGTCCTGTTCGGCGACGCCGTACGGACCGCCTACGACCAGGGGGCCCGCGTCTTCCTCCAGGTGACCGGCGGCAACTCGCTGCTCACCTCGGTCCGCCGCAACCTCGCCGACCACGGCGACGTCCACGTCGTCCCCGTCACCGGGGTGACGCCGGACGGTGGGCAGGGCCTCGTCCGGGCCCTCGCCCGGCTCGCGGTCCTCGGCGCCCCGGTCGATCCGCGCGCCCTGGTCCCCCAGGAGGAGCGGCGCCTGCTCGACCTGCCGGTGGCCAAGCTCGCCACCCAGTCCTACTGGGTCCCCCGTCGGCGACCGGGGAAGACCGGTGCCCCCGTCCCCACGCCCGCCCACCAGGGCCGGCCCCGGCCCCAGGCCCCGGCCATATCCCCCGAGGAGATCACGACGAACGACTCGCCGCTCCGGCCGATGGACGAACTGCGCCGGCTGGTCCAGCAGCAGACGGCGCTGCTCGCCCGCCTCGCGGAGACGCTTCCCGGGCCGAACGCGGCCACGGAGGCGGCGCTGCTCGCCCTCCTCGCCGAAACCCTCCCGGAGCTCCCGGCGCTCCCGGCGCTCCCGGAGCCGCCCGAGCGGAACCGGCCCGCCGAGGTGCCCGCCCCGGCGACGGCCGAGACCGGTGCGGTGCCCGCTGCCGCACCGGTCGTACCGGACGCACCGGCCGTCCCCGCCCCGCTCGCGGCGCTCTCCGACGAGGAACCGGCACGGCCCGGGGACGGCGTCATCACCGTCCGGGAGTCCGTGCTCGCCCACGTGGCCCGGGTCAGCGCCTTCCCCGTGGCGCACCTGCACGACGACCGGTCGCTGATCGACGACCTCGGTTTCGACTCGCTGATGCTGACCGACCTGTTCACCTCGCTCAAGCGGCAGTGGCCCCGATGGACGCGCGACGAGACGGCCACCGACCGGCCCACCATCGCCGGGATCATCGCGATGATCGCGAGCGACTGCGGCGACGCCGTACCGGCTCCTGTCCCCGAGCAGCGCACCGGAGCCGACGAGGCCCCGGCACCGCCGCCGCCCACCGACGTGGTCCCCGCTCCGCCCGCCGCTCCGCCGGCCGACCTTCCGGCGGCCCCGGACCCGGTCGCCGCCCCGCTCCCCGAGGAGCACACCCGGATCGAGTGCTTCCCGGAGGTCACCGCCCACACCGAGCGCTTCGCGACGCTCTCCGAGCTGGGGCTGTCCAATCCGTACTTCCTCGTCCACGAGGGCGCGCTGACGGACACCACCGTGATCGACGGCCGGGAACTCCTCTCCTTCTCCAGCTACAACTACCTGGGCATGGCCACCCACCCGCAGGTGAACGAGGCGGCCCACGAGGCGATAGAACGCTGCGGCACCTCGGTCTCCGCCAGCCGTCTGCTCTCCGGCAGCCGACCGCTCCATCTGGAACTCGAGAGCGAGCTCGCCGACCTGCTCGGTTGCGAAGCGGCGATCACCCTGGCCAACGGCCACGCCACCAACGTCACCGTGATCGGCCACCTCGTCGGCCCCGGGGACCTCATCGTCCACGACGCCCTCGCCCACGACAGCATCCTTCAGGGGTGCAGGCTCTCCGGCGCGACCCGGCGGCCCTTCCCCCACAACGACGCCAACGCCCTCGACGCCCTGCTGACGCAGGTCCGCGACCAGTACCGGCGGGTGCTCGTCGTCGTCGAAGGCGTCTACAGCATGGACGGCGACATCGCCGACCTGCCCGCCCTCGTCGACGTCAAGCGGCGGCACGGCGCGCTGCTGATGATCGACGAGGCGCACAGCATCGGGACGATCGGGCGGACCGGGCGCGGCATCGGCGAGTACTACGGCATCGACCGCTCGGCCGTCGACCTCTGGTCGGGCACCCTGTCCAAGGCGCTGGCGAGCTGCGGGGGCTACGTCGCGGGGAGCCGCCCCGTCGTGGAGTACCTGCGCTACACCGTGCCGGGCTTCGTCTACAGCGCCGGAATGACCCCGGCCGACACCGCGGCCTCGCTGACCGCCCTGCGCATGCTGCGGGCCGAACCGCAGCGGGTGGCACGGCTCTCGGAGAACGCGGCGCTCTTCGTCCACCTCGCGCGCGAGGCGGGCATCAACACCGGGGACAGCCATGACACGCCGGTCGTCCCGTGCATCGTCGGGGACTCGTTGAAGACCCTGCGGCTCGCGGAGGCCCTGTTCCGGCAGGGCATCAGCGTCAACCCGATCCTCCATCCGGCCGTACCGGAGGAGCTGGCCCGGCTGCGGTTCTTCCTCACGTACGACCACACGCCCGGGCAGATCCGCCGGGCCGTGGCCGCCCTGACCCGCGAGCTGCTGCTCCTCGACACGGCCCCGGTCTCATGA
- a CDS encoding response regulator transcription factor yields MSLTLVAPQTEATTTATAPTLAPREQEALRHIAAGCTYLQTARQMGLSKHTVDAYLRRIRAKLNISTTAEMTRLAISMGL; encoded by the coding sequence ATGAGTCTCACCCTCGTCGCCCCGCAGACCGAAGCCACCACCACCGCCACCGCCCCCACGCTCGCCCCCCGCGAGCAGGAGGCCCTGCGACACATCGCCGCAGGCTGCACCTACCTGCAGACGGCCCGCCAGATGGGGCTCTCGAAGCACACGGTCGACGCCTACCTGCGCCGCATCCGCGCCAAGCTGAACATCAGCACCACGGCCGAGATGACCCGCCTGGCCATCTCGATGGGGCTGTGA
- a CDS encoding helix-turn-helix domain-containing protein: protein MFTKSWQRPIILATASLALVTGTACAAQASQSHTPTSISASAPADLPAHCVGFGGKGGEGGEGGKGGRGGEPGQPGEPGQPGGVGCFTFKDLPDKPKADLTVVDKVRIAIIVLAADDEEETTKKIADKYKISEKQIDTWKKYYVDGDWFALMADDVRS from the coding sequence ATGTTCACGAAGTCCTGGCAGCGTCCGATCATCCTGGCCACGGCCTCTCTGGCCCTCGTCACCGGTACGGCGTGCGCCGCGCAGGCGTCGCAGTCCCACACCCCCACGAGCATCAGCGCCTCGGCCCCGGCCGACCTGCCCGCACACTGCGTCGGATTCGGCGGCAAGGGCGGAGAGGGCGGGGAGGGCGGCAAGGGCGGCCGGGGCGGCGAGCCCGGTCAGCCGGGTGAGCCCGGTCAGCCCGGCGGGGTCGGCTGCTTCACCTTCAAGGACCTGCCCGACAAGCCGAAGGCTGATCTGACCGTGGTCGACAAGGTACGCATCGCGATCATCGTGCTGGCGGCCGACGACGAGGAAGAGACCACGAAGAAGATCGCCGACAAGTACAAGATCTCGGAAAAGCAGATCGACACCTGGAAGAAGTACTACGTCGACGGCGACTGGTTCGCCCTGATGGCTGACGACGTCCGCTCGTGA
- a CDS encoding 4'-phosphopantetheinyl transferase family protein yields MTATALDAGFPAIAPGRVHRWGGARLIVARAGDLRQVPALSPAERRVLRALPAWRQAEWTAGRLLAKRLVGEVVSGPADGVEILPREDGSPRVLVGGGPVPALHLSISHTARHVAAALAPEPVGVDLCEIDSADAVRRVADHFLSPEELSLIGTGRPDAMAGAWALKEAAVKADRSGIFGAAPRGIPIRRLRPPLLGGRRRAMVWRVGEAALALVLAHPGD; encoded by the coding sequence ATGACGGCCACGGCCCTGGACGCCGGCTTCCCGGCCATCGCGCCGGGCCGGGTCCACCGATGGGGCGGAGCCCGCCTGATCGTCGCCCGGGCCGGTGACCTCAGGCAGGTGCCCGCGCTCTCACCGGCCGAGCGGCGCGTGCTCCGCGCGCTGCCGGCCTGGCGGCAGGCCGAGTGGACGGCGGGTCGTCTCCTCGCCAAGCGGCTGGTGGGTGAGGTGGTCTCCGGGCCGGCGGACGGGGTGGAGATCCTCCCTCGGGAGGACGGTAGTCCCCGCGTCCTCGTCGGCGGCGGCCCGGTGCCCGCCCTGCACCTCTCCATCAGCCACACCGCCCGGCACGTCGCCGCGGCGCTCGCGCCGGAACCGGTCGGGGTGGACCTGTGCGAGATCGACTCGGCCGACGCCGTACGCCGGGTCGCGGACCATTTCCTGTCGCCCGAGGAGCTCTCCCTCATCGGCACGGGGCGGCCCGACGCCATGGCCGGGGCCTGGGCGCTGAAGGAGGCCGCGGTCAAGGCCGACCGGAGCGGGATCTTCGGCGCCGCTCCGCGCGGCATCCCGATCCGCCGTCTCCGGCCGCCCCTCCTCGGCGGACGGCGCCGCGCCATGGTGTGGCGGGTGGGCGAGGCGGCGCTCGCCCTGGTCCTCGCGCACCCGGGTGACTGA